The Heliorestis convoluta genome includes the window GTGAAGTTTTTCTGGCGAGCCTCCTAGCTGGTTCGGCGACTCTACTAGGAGCTATTCCTTTGCTTTTTTTACGACGAATTCCTCATAGAGCTCAGGATATTTTCTTGGGCTTTGCCGCCGGTGTCATGATCGCAGCGAGCTTTACGTTGTTAGGCGAAGGCATGGAGATAGGAGGATCTTTCCTCTTAGTAATTGGCGGACTTTTGATGGGCGCTATTTTCGTTGCTGTCTTAGGCGCTTATTTGCCTGACGATTTGTTTGGGCGTTTCTTAAAGTTGCCGCAAAGTGGTAAAGGAGAGCTGACGCTAGCCTGGCTTACCTTTACGGCGATTACATTACACAACATTCCAGAAGGCCTTGTTGTTGGTGTTGGTTATGGCAGTGGCGACGAAGCCTTGGGCTTGTTGATGGCAGTAACTATTGGAATTCAAAATGCACCAGAAGGCCTTGTTATTGCGGCGCCTTTACGACAAAAAGGTGTGCCCATCAGCCGTATTTTACTGCTTGTAGCTTTTGCAGGACTTGTTGAACCCATTGCAGCTTTATTTGGCTTTTGGGCTGTTGACGTTGTCTCAGGCTTGCTACCTCTTGCCCTTGGCTTTGCAGGCGGCGCAATGCTTTATGTAACTTCGAAAGAACTTATTCCAGAAAGCCATGGCCACGGTTATGTACAGACAGCCACTTTTGCTTTGCTTTTCGGTGTGATTACCATGCTTTCTTTGGAGGCACTGTTGTTTTAAGTGATGATTACGTTATAAAAGCCCAGACTGTAAATAGTCTGGGCTTTTATGTGTAGGCTTCTTGGTACCTTTCATGCTTTTCGTGTTAACCCCCCATGCCCGGTCGGGCACAGCCAGTGATGAAAAAAAGCTTTTCCTGATTACGTTGGGGTTACTGCTCGCAGGGGCCCGGTCATCACGCTTTCCTCCGCTCTGGACTGGTCCCACGCTGTTACCGCCAGCAAGCTGGCGACAGCTGAGGTCCCAAGTCCCGCTGCGGAAAGCGTGATGCCCAGTCCCAGAAGGTTTTTTACTAATTGTCACTCCCGTTGATCGGAAGGAATTCATAACGCCTGACCCCACCACAGAGTAGCTTTTTCGTGTTAACTGCTCTTCTGTTATTTGCTGCATTCCTCCATCAACTTCTTCGCTTCAATGTACAGAGCCATACCAAAGGCTACTTTTTTAGCTTCTTTCATAGCAAGAACGACCGTAGCTGGCTCATGAACAACATCGCCACCGGCAAAAACGCCAGGTCGGGTCGTCATGCCATAAGGCTTTTCGCGCGTTATGACATAACCCTGAGAATTGACTTCAATGCCCCTCGTTGTGGAAACAATACGTGCGGCAGGTCGTTGTCCTATGGCTAAAATGACTTTATCGACAGGCAGACGTTCTCTTCGACCGCTGTCGAGGACAGTGCCGTCTTCTTGCATTTCCATAGAGGCAATTTCTAGAGCTTCTACTTTCTCTTCGCCAATGTAGCGAAGAGGTGAAGACATCCAGCAGAAAGTGACACCTTCGGCTCTGGCATGTTCGTACTCACTTTGAAGCGCCGTCATCGTCGCTTTGTCTCGTCGATAGACTACAGTCACTTCGGAAGCACCAACTCGTAAGGCTGTACGGGCGGCGTCCATGGCTACATTACCAGCGCCAATAATTGCAACTTTGTCACCAGGGCTCACAGGGATTTCGCGATGGCTTAAGCTGCCGCTATTGGCCAGGGCGAGGACTCGTAAAAAGTATGAAGCTTGCATGATCCCAGCAAGATCGCAACCTGGTAAATCTAAGCTTTTAGGCATGGCTGTGCCTGTACCAATAAAAATGGCATCGTAGCCTTCAGCAAACATCTGATCTACAGTGACATCTTGTCCGACGAGTACACCATTGCGAAAGGTGACGCCAAGCATTTCGATGCGCTTGATTTCGCGACGCACAACTTCTTTGTTGAGCCGAAACTCTGGAATGCCGTAGAGTAAGATACCACCGGGTTCTTCTTGGGCGTCAAAAACGGTAACATCATAACATTGCTTGGTCAAGTCACCGGCTACGGTGAGCCCAGCAGGACCAGAACCTATAACAGCTACTTTTCCTTTGTTGGGCGCGGAGCAAACTGTAGGCTGCGTTAATCCCATCTCAGCGTCAAAGTCAGCAATAAAACGTTCAAGCTTACCAATGTGGATGGACTCTCCTTTTCTGCCTAAAATACAACTTCCTTCGCATTGCTTTTCATGGGGGCAAACTCTTCCACAGACAGCGGGTAAGTTGCTGCGACGGGCAATGATAGCAGTCGCTTCGCCGATATTGCCTTTGGCCAAAGCTTCTATAAACTGAGGAATTTCATGTTCTATGGGGCAGGCCGCTCGACAAAGCGGCTTAGGGCACTTCAAGCAACGTTTTGCTTCAGCAATGGCTTGTCGAAAGCTATAGCCTTCATCGAGCTCTGCAAAAGTTAATTCTTTTCTATCAAAATCACTTTGCTTGTCAATGATCATGGGTTCAACGCCTCCTTGCTTCACGTTAAGACTTATTGGTTCTGGGTAAAGAAGTCTTCTTAAAAAACTGGAGATTGATGAATGAAAATTCCATCTATTCTAATAAAATCCTGCTTAAAAATGATTATAAAAGTGTTAATTGCTCTGTTTCTTCTAAACGGTCAATGCTATGAGGCGCCTGATCTTGGAAGAAAGCATAGAAAATATCTTTTTGTGTCTCTACAATGGAGATAGAAGGATCCTTGGTGGGGCGAAGGCGGCAACTATAAAGTACGGGAAAGTAATCGCGTAAAAATTTTCCCTCGGCATGGGCTGTTAAAGCTACAATCTGAAAGCCCAATTGGCGTGCTATGTAGAAAACGGGGCTTAAGACGTGGCTGCTTGAAGCTTTTCCGAAAGGGTTATCTAAGATGACAACGCGGTAGTTGCCCTGGCCTTTGCTGATGTGCTGCCGTTTCTCAGCTAGATAGTTGAGAATTCCGAGAAAAAGGGTCATGTTTTTGCTCCATTTTTCACCACCGGACCATTTTTCACTGGTGGGCCAATCTGTTAAGGTGGCGCTTACTTTGTTGTCATTCGTAACTTTGCGACAACGCACTTTGATCTCTTGATTGGAGGCAACAATTTGTAAAAGTTGCTTGGGGTGAAGCCACGATTCAATATGGCTTTGCACTTTTGCTTTGTCTTCCTGGTCTTTGTCAGTTTGAAACTTTTCTTTTTCTAACTCTTGTAGCATCCATTCTATATGTTGGCGCAGTCGCATTTTCCCTTCTGTTTCTTCCCAACTGGGAATGGAAAAGTCAAAAATTTCTCGTCGCCGATCTTCAACACGAACAGCTGTCATTTTGGGAATGCTCCGCAATTCTTCACAGATACGCAAGAGATGGGTATGAAGATGACTGATAAATTGCTGTACTTGCGCGTCTAAGGTGCGCATATTGTCTTCGGCAATGTGGTTGGCTGCTTCGATTCGCTCTTGTAAGCGATCACTCCATTCTTTGATTTCTTTATAGTTGTTACGTTGCTCTACGCCTTTAAGAGATTGCTGTTTTGTTTTTTCGTCGTTGAGCTGGCGGCGGCAATAGCCTTCGAAGTGTTGCCTTTGTTTCTCTACTTTACGGTGTTCTTCTTCTAAGGATTTTTTTTCCTTCTCCAATTCTTCTAGAAGAGCTTCGAGAAAAGCCCCTCTTCGATAGGGATAGTCTTGTTCTTCTTGCGCACTTAATGCGATTGGGGCAATGCTTTCTAGTCGAAAGTGATAGCGTTCCTGGGCGATAGCAAGCTTTTGTGCCAGTCGCTCTAGTTCTTTGAGATGTTGGCTAGCCTTTGCTACTTCCTGGGTAAGCCATTGTTCTTTTTGGCTGCTTCTTTGCTCTTCTTCTTTTAGATTTTTTTCCACGACCTGAAGCGATACATTATTGAAGGTATAAAGAGATTGGCGGGGAAACAATTTTTGGTAGTTTTTTATTTTTTCTTCGATGGTTGCTTCTAAGCGATCACACTGTGTCTTTTGAAAGCGCTGTTCATCAAGAAGTTGTTCTTTAGACTTATTATCTTCTTGTAACAACTTCGCCAGTTTTTTGATTTCTTTTTCTCCTTGTGGTGGAAAAGAAATGGTGGCGATGTTGAAAGCGTTATATTCTAAAGAGAGTTCTTCGATTTGCTTGTTCAGTTCAATTATTTCATTTTTGAGGGAAGTGACTCTTTCTTCTAAATGAAGTCGACTGCTTTGTAGGCCTTGTAGTTTCTTTTCAATTTCTTTATATTGTGTTTTTATACTTTCTAGAGCCTGGTCTGTTTGTTGGGCTTTTATAGATCTTGTGAGTTCATATTCTTCTTCATTTTGTAGACTGGAAAGGCTGCTCTGGTAGTCACGAACTTGCTCTTTTTGCTCTTCCAAATATTTTTCTTGCAAGTTTTTTTGGGAACGAATTTTTTCTTCTTCTACTTTTAAATCTAGGCTATCCTTTTCCAGTCTCTCTACTTCAAGAAGTGCTTGTTGTTTTTTGCTTTGTTGTTCTTTCCACTTTAGCCCTTGTTGGTAGCGACGGTATAAATCCTGTTGTTCTAATTCTAGATCACTTTTTTTGCGCATTCCTTCGTTATAGAATTTTTCAAGAGCTTTGAGCTGCTTCTTTTTTGCTTCCAGATCTTGCTCTAGCAGCAAACGTTCTTTTTGGGTGGTTGATAAGGCTTCTTTCAAGGGTTGATAGACTTTTTCGAAAGAATATTGATTCCAAAAGCGATGAAAGTCTTCTTGAAGAGCTTGCCATTGTCGTGCTTTTTCTTCCTTTTCCTTACGTTGATGTGCCAATCGATTCGCTTCTTGGCTGCTGCTTTGTAACCATTGATAAAACTGCCGGCTATCGGTCATGGTAGGCCAGGCTGTGGGGATGACAACTTTTCTCGCTTCTTCTTCATGAAAGGGCGCTGTAATTGTCTTTTGGGCTTCTTGGTCACTAAGGATATAAATAGGGTGGGTCCAGTGAGAGCCTTTTTTGGCTACGAGGCGATAGAGCTTTTCTCGATCAGCTGTCGTGCAAATCAAGGCCAGGGGCCAGAAGGGAAAGTTTTGATAAAGTTTCTTAATGGTGCTTTCTTTATGTTCTTGCAGGACCATCTCAACGTAGTCTGTTCCCATTTGCAGAGAGGGAATGTTACGGCGCCACAGAAGCGCTTCTTGTTCTAAAGCGGGATCGGCAGTAAAGGTATGGTTGTCTTTGTATAGCTCATAGTACCGTAAGAAAGTGCGTTCTTGTTCTAGGGACTTTTCTTTTACTTCTTCTAGATATTTGCGCTTTTCTTCGAGGCGATGGCGTAGGGAGCTTTCACGGTGATAGATGGAGTGAATGGTGCTATCTTGTGGTGAAAGCTGATGAAGTCTCTCTATCAAATGAAAGCCAAAATTGTCAATCTGATTTAGTTCTGTTTCTAGTTCTTTTTGCTTTTCTGCTTTCTGAACTTGTTCTTGCCTTGCTTTTTCTATGTCTTCTTGTAGAGTAATTTCTTGCGCTTTCCACTGACTTAGTTGTTCTAGTAATCTTGTTAGAGAAGTTCCTACTTCTTGGGAGCGTTCTTGCCACAGTGGTAGTTGTTTTTCTACTTGTTCTTTTTGACAATCGCTGAGTATGTCTTGGGCGATGTCGTCCATTTGTTGTTGATAGTGGCCTATGTCTCTTTGTTTTTTTACGATTTCAAACTGAACGTTTCTGCTTTGTTGCTCTTTTTCTTGGAGAGCTTTTTTCTTTTCTTGACAAATTGCTTCTAGTTCTTTTTGTCGCTCTTGAGCTTCTTGATAATATTGTTGGTAAGTGATTTCTTTTCGGTCATAGCAAAAACGCATTTGTTGCAGTAATTTTTGCTTGGATTCTTGCCATGTTGCTATATCTGGTGACTGATCAAGTTCTTCTAGTTCTTTTTGGTATAGAACTTGCTTTTCTTTTTTTTCCTTGTATTGTTTCTGAAGTCTTGCCATTTTGAGCTCTGCAATTTTTTGTTGAAGTTGCTTGATTTGTTCTTCTTTTTCTTCTAATTCTATGGCCAACTTGTCGAGGGTTTTTTCTTGCTCTTTTTGTTCTTGTTGCAGATAGGCGATGTCGAGGGATATTTTTTGCTGCTGTAATAACTCTTTTTGGCGAAGGATATTGATTCTTTCTTGTTCTAAGGTGGCAAGTTTCGCCTGGCCTTCTTCGATTTCCTTTTCAATTCTTTCTACAAGGCCTTTGGCGCGAGATTGTAAGTTATTATAGGTTTTTTCTTTTTGATCATAATCTTTGTATTGTTCTACGAGGCGAAAGACTTGCTCTAGCAAATCTTTGTTTTCTTCAAGTTGTGTTGCTAGTTCTAAATATTCTTTAAATTGTTGGCGATGGTTATCAAAGAGACGGGCAAAGTCTTTGGTACCTTCACCGGCAAGGCCTTTTTCTACAACAGGAATGAGCAGACGGTCAACCAGTTGTACGGTACTGCTACATTGTTCAAAAAACTTTTCGACGCCACCTTCAGCGCTGTTGATCTTAACGATGGCTTCCCATTCTGAGGAGACAAGTTGAAAATTTTCTTCTATGTAAGCTTGATATTCTTTGCGCGTGCTAAAGGTTTTGGCAAAGCGGGGGTGGTTAGAGACCATGGCCTGGTAATATTCCTTCATTTCTTCTCGGCCTGCAGGGCGTTTGCTTTTGCCGTCAGGGCGGACAAAAGGAAGATTTTCTATGCAATTCTTATCACCACTGCCGTATTCGTAAGCATAAAGCAAGTATTCTATGCCTTCTCTGCCCATGTATAAGGTGATACAGGTGAGGCCATAGCGGCGCGGTCTTTCGGTGAGAATCCACTCAACGGCAATGTGGGCTGGGGAACCTGTTACATCAAAGGTATCGCGCACTTTACGATCGGCTAGAGGTGCATTGGGAAGCAGGGCTTGGATAATCGTTTGAACGAGAACGGATTTGCCGCCGCCGTTTTCGAGTAAGATGGCACCGTTGTAGCCCTCAAAGCGGAAAAGGGTGTCGTTGTATCGCTTGTTGCCTTGTTCATACTGAAGATTGGTCAGTCGTATCTTGGAGATGGCTGGCAGGGGAATTCTCTCCTTTCGCCTGATCATACTGGTACATAAAGGCCAGGAGATCGCGATTGTGTTCCCGGTCCATAAAGTAGCGCTGGACGATAATTTTGGCTTTTTCCGTGATAAAGAATTCGTTTCGCCCCTGGCTTTGGGCAAGTCCTTGGTCTTCTAGAAAGCGAATTACTTTTTTTAGAAAGCCTAGGCGACTTTGTTGACGACTATCTTGACGCTTGGCCTTTTCTTTTAAGTCGTCTAAGTTGTCCCAGTAATCAATCACAGCAAGCCAGTTCCATTCGGTGTCGCCTTCAAGGTTTTCCAGCTTTTCTCGACCTTGCTCTTTCAAGGTGTCAAGGCGTTCGCGGATTTTTATCATCCAGTCACTAAGGCTGAGAAAGTCTCGCGTTGCTTCGGGGCTTTCGTAGCTATCATAGAATTCTCCGAAGAAGACGATGATGGCAAAATACATCATGTAAAGGTCTACGTTAGTTGCTCCCGTGCCCAAGTAATCTCGCTTGATCCAGGCGTTTTTCAACGCAAAAGGGGATTGGCCAGAGCGGGGAATAAGGTAGAGGTGATCAGATGTTTTGATGATTACGCTATCGAGCTCTTTGGCAAAGTCTTCGGCGAGGCTGCGCACTTCACTGCTCGTACGGTAGTCGTGAAAAGAGGGATGTTGGTCGTTGAGTTGGCCTTGTCGCAATAGTTGCACCAGGAGACGAAAGGTTTGTTCGGTCTGTTCGTGACTGTAGAGGATCATCGTTCTTTCATCCTTATCTGTAACTTCATCTCTTGAATTTGATAGCGATCATGAGGTTGTAATAAAGGCCTTTCTTCTTCCACTAAAATTGCCTCAGCCTGGGGAAAAGCAGCCATGATTTCATCAACGAGGTGGCTTTGCTTTTCTTCCTCTTCTCCTCGAAGCATCGGAGAACGCTGGTGTACAAAGAGCCAATAGTCGTAAAAGGAGCGATTGCTTAACAAGTCTTTTGCCGATACCTGACCTATTTCTTCTACTGCATTTTCTTCTTGGGACAATTTTTGCAGATGGTTGACAAATTGAGAAAGGTAGATTTCTGTACTTACGCCCATAAAATAAGCAAGCTTTTCGCTGATAATCCGAAAATTATGTAGTTGTTGCTGTAAAAAGGTCTGATCTTCTTGCTGTTCTTCTGCTTCCATAAACTGATGGATTCTCCATTCGCCGCTTTCTTCGTGGCCTGTGCGCTGGGGTGCAAAAAGCTCAAAAGGCGACCACCTGCGTTGCGGTTCTAGGCCTAGAAAGGGTTGTGCAATGCCTTCAAGGCTTTGTAAAGGCAGTGGTGTGGCGACGACGAAAGAAGTAATGTCTTGATTAAAGTTAAAAGCGATCAAGCCTGCGTGATAGAGAGATTCTTTGGCGGCTTGTAAAGCTTTGCGTTGTAAGGTAATGCTATCATGGAGCAGTGTGCGGTGCTGGTAGTGTACTTCTTCTAGTTCTTTGGCAATTTCGATCAGCAGACGGTAGGCTTGCTGATCTTTTTCGTTGGCCTTGTTCAGCTCGTAGGCTTGATTTTTCTTTTTCTCCACAATAAAGCTATGAAGTTCACGAAATTCTTCATCTTCTCGTTGTAAGCGGCTATGGATATCGTCGATGGTGGCGCTGTATCGCTTTTGTGTTTCATAAGAGATGATGTTGCGTTGTACTTCTAAGTTCAGTTGTTCCATTTTGCGGTGAAGCTTTTCTACGGCGACGCGCATTTCATCAATTTCTCGTAAAGCGCTGTTGAGCTCTCCTTTTTCCAATTGTTTGCGGAGCACCAATTGATTAATGGAAAGCTGAAATTCGCTAAAGTATTCTTTGGTGGCAAAGATGAGGTCAAGCCCTTGCTCGCTGAGGCGATAGTATTGAATGTTTTGAGCAACGTTAGAGTCATGGACTTCTAAAAGGGCATATTCAAAAGTTTCAATTTGCTTTGTTTCCCAGTTGTAAAAGCTTTTTTCTTTCTTTTTACCGGTACCGCGAAAAGTATCAATGATTTCTTCTGCTATTTTATCAAAGCCTTTGCTATCTGTTATGATGGGTCCTCGGTTGTTTAGGTTTTGAAGGTACTGTGCTAGATCGTGAAACGATGTCTGTTTTCGCCGTGTCAGCATGCTTTCGAAGAAGAAGAGCAATGAGATTAAGCCTAGGCTAAACCAGTCAATGCTATTGCCGCTCTCGTCTTTGGTTACTTTCCTACCTAGTTCATAGAGGGGATCGAAAATCGCCAGGCGACCCATTCGCTCCCGATAGCCACTTGTTACGTCTTGTAGTCTTGGATCCATGACTCTTCTCTCCATATCCTTTCTGTTTCTTCTGTAGATAGGGCTTCTTGGGGCAGATAAGTACCTGATTGCAGAATGTTTTTTATTTTTTCGGCCATATCTGCTGGAAATAGAGTTTCTAGGTTGGCAAGGGCTTCTTCCTTTAGCCGTTGATACTCTTTGCCTTTTCTGGCTCTTTTTGTTAGGAGTGATTTATAAAAAGGAAGACATGGTTGGAGCTTGTATCGCTGGTGCAAGCTGTAGAAAATAGAAAGGCCTTCTCGATCGATATCACCATAGTAATAGAAGGAGTGGCTTGTTTCTTTAGAAAAACAAGCTTGCACTTTGAAGTTGCGTAAGGTGGCTATAATGGCTTTGCCTTGACCGTAAATCAAGGTGGTAAAAAAAGATTGTGCTTGTATATATGGTAATAAAATGTGAAAGGCTGTTTTGTTTTCTACGATAAGATGGCAATGTTCTTTTTTCTCTTCTTGATACAATTCTTTATGTAGGGCGAACATAACAGGGTCGGGATTTTGCTGGAGAGAAAGGTCTTCGGCTGTTATACCAAGGCGTTGGAGCAGCTCGAGACCTTTTTTTTCTTCTAAATATTTTTCGTCTCCAAAAATCTCGTAAGACCGCTCTGGAAGAGAAGCCTCTATAAGCAGAGAGTCTTGCTTTAGAAGGTATTTATTAAGCGTCACAATCTGGTGCCGATCTTTTTCAAAAGCTTGGGCTCCTAAACGGTAGTAAGCCGACAGATCTATGGCGGGATGGAGCTGTAATTTGAAACGATTTAAAGCATCGAAGAAGGATTCCTGTAGAGCGGTCTTGTTAATTCGCAGCTGATGGGGCAAGGGTGGCTTTTTGTTGTTGAAGCCTTTGCTTTTGACAGGCTCTAAGAGTTTTTCTGCCAATAAATCGGTAATAACAGTGGCAATTTCTTGATAGTTTGTCTCGCCCGGTGCATTTTGTAATAGTTCGTAAATATCAATCCTTTTGCGGTGATGCTTTTCTATTTGCTCTAGCAGCAATGCTCGTAAAGATGTGGACATGGACAAGCTGATCGCCTCTTTCAAGGTGGGGAGCATTTTTGGGTTTTATTTTAAGATAATATATTCTTTTTCTTCTCCTTTTCCTCCCCATATTCCTACATGGAACTGACTTGTGATGATAGGAAAAGTTGCCTCTTCCTATTCTTCATTGTAAATGACAATGCGATCAATTTGCTCTGATAGCGTGGGCATTTGGAAAGAATGATGCAAGGAGCGAATAGCAGCTTCCGGTACTTTCCGTTGACGTTGGGCATTTCTTTGTAAGGCTGTGGGCAAAGTCGTTCTAACGAGATGGAGTGTCACCTTGGCTTGATGATTTTTGGCGATTTTCAGAAAAGGTCTTCGATTTCTTCGTGTTAGATTCGTAGCGTCGAAGATGACGTCTTCGTTGCGAGCTAACATATATTGAACGACATCTTTGGCTATATGGAAGACCAATTGATCTTTATCGAGAATCGAGGCATTTCCCCAGAGGAACTCTCGAATTTTATCGGTAGAGACGAGATAGCCTGAGAGTTTATTGACGAGCGTTGATTTACCGCTTCCGGGAATACCACAAAGCATATGAAATTCCGCCATTACAAGGCCTCCTTCTGTGACCAGGCTCATTTTTTTTCTTAGTATAGACTGCTACTATGAGGAATAGCCAGAAGAGCGGGAGGTGAAGGCTTGATGGAACGGGATAAAGTAGTTGCTTTGTCGAAAGTTGACTTTTTCTTTGATTTACCAAGAGAAAAGATTGTGGCACTCGCCGATGATTTTCATTGGAAAAGTTATAGCCAGGGTGCCATTGTAATTCAGCAAGGGGAAGTAAGGCATCCTTTTTTTGTGATTGTGGAAGGTGCTGTTGAAGCAGTTGTTACCAAAGGTGAACTCGATCCCGTTCGGATCAATACTTTCATTGCTGGCGATTCTTTTGGCAAGATTTCTTTGTGCCTTAACGAACCAGCCCCGACTACGATTCGAGCTTTGACAGACTGTCGAGTCTTATACCTAGATGAAGATCTTTTTCTTCAACTGCTGGCAGGGTGGCCCATTCTATATAAAAAGTTAGCAGAACGTTTATCGCGCCATGCTAACAATGTGAACCTGGGGATTTGGGACGCTAGACAAAAAGAGTTTTTACGATCGACCCTTTATCTCAATGAAATCGAGAAAAGGTTCTATAAAGTATGGGGCGGCCCTAAAACGACGCGACTCATGGATGAAGCAATTGCTACATTGGCCAATCATGATGATCACTTGCTTTTGTACGGGGAACGTGGTACAGGTCGGCAAATGATGGCCTGGATGATTCATAAAAAGCGCTTTGGTGCACGAGCCCCTTTTGTAATTGTAGAGGGAAGTCAGTTAGAGCGTTACTTGACGGAAATGGATCGAGAGTTGTATCAGCTAGACTGTACGCTACCCGAGTCTGAAATGTCTGATGGCGGCCTCTTTAAAATGGTAGAAGGCGGCACTCTGTTCGTACAAGACTTACATGAAGTAACAGCCTATCACCAACGAAAGCTTGCAAAAATTTTGCGATCGGAAAAGACGAACTTTGTGATCACAGGAAGCTTGCGACTGGCACAAGAAGAGATTGGCGATTTGTCAACGATTTTAGAAGAAGAGCTAAGCCTTTTCTTTCAGCATACCTATTTTCTGCCAGCTTTGCGGCAACGAAAAAGAGATCTACCTTTTCTGGTGCAAGGGATTTTAGAAGAGCTTGCTCAAAGACAGCAGCGAGTTGCTCCGACTGTAAGCAATGAAGCGATTAAGCTGCTTTTATCGCACAGTTATCACCAGGGCAATGTAACGGAGTTGGCGCAGGTGATAGAACGGGCTTTTTTGCTTGCTGATGGGACGAGCATTGACGTTGAGCATGTCTTCTTTGGGCCGACAGCGAAAAAAAGTGGTGGCACTTTTAACCTTTTGTCTATCCCTTTTCTGCGTAAAAGCTTGAAGCAGGGAAAAGGATTGTTGTTGCTAAAAGAGACGATTGCTTTTTTGTTTTTTGGCCTTCTTTTCCTACTATTGATGCAACCGGACTGGGCTGTAAAGACAGGAGTTTTTCTTTTTGCTTGGGGCTTATGGTGGCCTTTGTTGGCCCTTTTATCGCCCATTTTGGGTAGAATCTGGTGTACTTTTTGCCCTGTCTCTACAGTCATGGAAAAGGTACAAAGAATCAAAAGTTATCATCGACCTGCACCGATATGGTTAAAAAAATATGATTACTTGCTTGTGACAGGATTTTTTCTTTTTATTTTTTGGGTGGAAGTAACTTTTGCTTTTCGGCATCATCCTCTCTTTACCGGATTGCTGTTGCTGTTCTTGCTGATGGTCGCCGTTGTGATTGCGATTGTTTACACAAGGCATGCCTGGTGTCGCTATCTTTGTCCACTCGGTGGTTTTATAGGCGTTGCGTCAATGAGTTCTCTCATCGAGGTAAGAGCAGAAACATCCCTATGCTTGAATCAATGTACGACCTTTGACTGTTATAAAGGGAAAGGCCAGATAGCTGGTTGCCCCATGTCGCAGCATCTTGCCTATTTAGATAATAATATCGATTGCAAACTTTGTTTGAATTGTGTACGAAATTGTCCCAATGATGCAGTGGAAGTAAACTTGCGCATACCGGGAAGAGAATTATGGCAATTGGTACGGGTTAATCAAGGCTATGTTATTTTTGTCGCTGCTTTGGTTGCCATTTTAGTTCCAATATTTTTCTTTGATAGTGTGCTTCCTTCTATAGAGGCTTTTGATGACTGGTTTCGGTTTAGTTTGTTATACTGGGGTTCTGCTTTGTTAGCAGGCGCTTTCACCTATGGAATCATTAAACCTTTTCAAAGGAAAGGTGCGTCAAAAAAAGTTCAATTTTTCTTTGCCCTTGTGCCACTTCTTTTTGCAGGTCATGGTATTTATCATCTACAGTATTTTCCTATTCTAGAGACAGTGCTTTTGGCCATGGCTCGGCTAGATGGTGAAATGTTGCAAACGATGTATATACCTGTTGTACGGTTGAGCCAACTTATGGTCTTAATAGCGGGAGTGAATTTCACAATTCTTTTCCTATTTTTGGTTCAGTGGCGAAGTTCTGCAAAACTTTGAAGAGTACACTTAAAGAAAAAAATTTTTATTTTTTTTAGAATTTGACCTTATAAAATGATTTCTTTTCGTGTATAATTAGTGCAGACCCTGATATGGCGAACGTCTACTCTTCTCAATGGCCGCTGGCTAGGGAGGTAGGAACAGGTATCCCTAGCAGGGCAAATATTGAGGAGGTCTTTTTTTACATGTTTCAAGACAAAGTTTTAGGCTGCAAGGATTGCGGACGGGAATTTGATTTTACTGCTTCTGAGCAAGAGTTCTATGCTGAGAAAGGTTTCACCAACGAGCCTGGTCGTTGCCCTGAGTGCCGCTCTGCTCGTAAAGCAAACCGCAATGGTGGCGGTTCCTATGGCCGTCAAGAGCGTCAAATGTACCCTGT containing:
- a CDS encoding ATP-binding protein; this translates as MAEFHMLCGIPGSGKSTLVNKLSGYLVSTDKIREFLWGNASILDKDQLVFHIAKDVVQYMLARNEDVIFDATNLTRRNRRPFLKIAKNHQAKVTLHLVRTTLPTALQRNAQRQRKVPEAAIRSLHHSFQMPTLSEQIDRIVIYNEE
- a CDS encoding cyclic nucleotide-binding domain-containing protein, yielding MERDKVVALSKVDFFFDLPREKIVALADDFHWKSYSQGAIVIQQGEVRHPFFVIVEGAVEAVVTKGELDPVRINTFIAGDSFGKISLCLNEPAPTTIRALTDCRVLYLDEDLFLQLLAGWPILYKKLAERLSRHANNVNLGIWDARQKEFLRSTLYLNEIEKRFYKVWGGPKTTRLMDEAIATLANHDDHLLLYGERGTGRQMMAWMIHKKRFGARAPFVIVEGSQLERYLTEMDRELYQLDCTLPESEMSDGGLFKMVEGGTLFVQDLHEVTAYHQRKLAKILRSEKTNFVITGSLRLAQEEIGDLSTILEEELSLFFQHTYFLPALRQRKRDLPFLVQGILEELAQRQQRVAPTVSNEAIKLLLSHSYHQGNVTELAQVIERAFLLADGTSIDVEHVFFGPTAKKSGGTFNLLSIPFLRKSLKQGKGLLLLKETIAFLFFGLLFLLLMQPDWAVKTGVFLFAWGLWWPLLALLSPILGRIWCTFCPVSTVMEKVQRIKSYHRPAPIWLKKYDYLLVTGFFLFIFWVEVTFAFRHHPLFTGLLLLFLLMVAVVIAIVYTRHAWCRYLCPLGGFIGVASMSSLIEVRAETSLCLNQCTTFDCYKGKGQIAGCPMSQHLAYLDNNIDCKLCLNCVRNCPNDAVEVNLRIPGRELWQLVRVNQGYVIFVAALVAILVPIFFFDSVLPSIEAFDDWFRFSLLYWGSALLAGAFTYGIIKPFQRKGASKKVQFFFALVPLLFAGHGIYHLQYFPILETVLLAMARLDGEMLQTMYIPVVRLSQLMVLIAGVNFTILFLFLVQWRSSAKL
- a CDS encoding zinc-ribbon domain containing protein; the protein is MFQDKVLGCKDCGREFDFTASEQEFYAEKGFTNEPGRCPECRSARKANRNGGGSYGRQERQMYPVTCSSCGVETTVPFQPRGDRPVYCRDCFQPRNNW